Part of the Polyangiaceae bacterium genome is shown below.
GGAGTCTTTGATGTTGTCTCCGCAAGCCGGAAGCTTGCAGTTGCCCTGACAACCATCGCCGTCGACGTTATTGCCGTCGTCGCACGCTTCTCCTGTGATGGTATCGAGCGTTCCATTGCCGCAGGTTTCATCGGATGCGCATTCGGCGCTGCATCCATCGCCGCCGACGTTATTGCCGTCGTCGCATCGTTCACCATCGTCGACCACACCATTGCCGCAAGTTTCATTCGATGAACAGGTCGAGCTGCAACCATCCCCATTGACGATGTTTCCGTCGTCGCAAACCTCGCCCATATCGACGATAGCGTTGCCGCAGGTTTCGTCAGACGAACAGGTGGCGTTGCATCCATCGCCGCTCGAGGTATTTCCGTCGTCGCAAACCTCGCCCATATCGACGACAGCATTGCCGCAAGTTTCGTCGGACGAACAGGTAGCATTGCATCCATCGCCGCTCGAGGTATTTCCGTCGTCGCAGACTTCGCCCATGTCGACGATGGCATTGCCGCAAGTTTCGTCGGACGAACAGGTAGCATTGCATCCATCGCCGCTCGAGGTATTCCCGTCGTCGCAAACTTCGCCCGTGTCGACGATGGCGTTCCCGCAGGTTTCGTCGGACGAACAGGTAGCATTGCATCCGTCGCCGCTCGCGGTATTTCCGTCGTCGCAAACTTCGCCCGCATCCACATTGCCGTCTCCACATGCGGGACCTATGGCGCCACAATCCGCGGCGATCGTCGACATGCAAGCCTCGTCGATGCGCGCGTCTCCCGTCGCATTGGTCGTCAGGTTTGCGCCAATGTAAATGGTGGTCGTCGCGGCCGATGCAACGAAACTTCCCGTGACGAGCGAGTAACCCGTGTTGGGCAAAATCGGCACCGATGCAATGATCGCTCCGTTGTACGCGTCATATCGAATTTCCGCAAACCCACCATTGCCCGCCACGTAAAAACTGACCCAGTACGTTTGTCCGGGCGTAGTAGGTACGCTTTGCGTCATGCCCTCGAAATGGGTCCATTGCAGACGTGGCGAACGCATCCCCAGGTGCAGACCAGGATCGGTTCCGGTTGCCCAGAAATTGCAATCGGCTCCAAGAGACGTGGACGAATTGCCCCAGCCGGCAGGCGGCGTATTGTGCGGCATGGCCGGGCAGTTCTCCATGTCAGCATTGGAAAATAGATTTACCGCATGAGCATCGGGCATCTGCGACACGAACATCAGCAAGCCGGCAGCTCCGGGTACCAGTTTTCGGACTGACCGAAATCGAGGGCGTTTCATCATGTCCGCGCTCTACGCGAAATTCCAGCCTGCTGTCAAGATCCGTCCCTTGACGCTCTTCGCAAGGTCAGCAATAATTTCGCGCATGCGCGTTCTCCGGCAGCTCGGTCTCCACCCCTTGGTCGCGTTTGCGATGGTTGTCGTCGACCTGATGCTGACCGCCTCGGATCTCGCGACCGCCGCGACGGTATCCGTCCTCGTGGCGGTCATATTGACGATCCCGTGTATTCTTTTGCAGCGTTACGCGTACAAAGACGAATGGGGCGTCGCCATTGGAAAAGGATTGATTGTCGGCATTTTGACCGCAATACCAACGCCACTTCCGGCCATCGTGACCGGGACCGGGGGGCTGCTCGGCGCGATTGGATTGTTATCGGATCGCAAAGAACCCGCGCGCCTCGAAGCCGCAAGCGCAAGACGCGATTCCGCCGCGGGGTGATTGTCTTGGCAATCCGTTCCTCACTCGCCGACGTCTTCACCGAACCAAGCTGAATCCCACCTCACTCGTCGGCGCACGCTCCATCACTCACGCTCGCTCCCATCTCCGGCGGAGCCGCCCCGCTCGCTCCTGTGCCCGCCACCACGAGCAGCCAATAGTCCACACAGCTCCCATTCACGATTACCAGTTTGTCCTGGTCAATCGTGCGCACCTCCGCCTGATTGCCCGCCGCTAGCGCCACCGTGCCCGCCTTCGTCCCGCACTGATTGAACGACAGCCACAAATCCACGAAACGCGGCACTTCCCCAAGGCCGTGCACGATCTCGTACCGCATCCCGCCCGGAAACCAAAGCAGCTCGCCCGCCCACGGCGAGCTCATGTACACCCCGTCTTCCGTCGTCCCTTCGATGTACTTCACGGGCGGATTCGTCGTCGCCGAACGGTCGCAATTCGGCCCAAGGGCGTTGATGGCGTTGCAACCCGAAACAACCAGGCAACACGCCAAGACAAACACGTTTGACCACAAACAATGTGACGTCAACCGAGCCATCGTGCTGCATCCACCGCGTGGTACGTCAACACGAAATCCGCGCCCGCGCGCCTGATCGACGTGAGCAGCTCGATCACCGCCCGCCTTTCGTCGATCATCCCCGCCGCCGATGCAGCCTTGATCATCGCGTATTCTCCACTCACGTTGTACGCCCCGAGCGGCAACGTCGACGCAGCCCGCACTCGCGCAACCACGTCCAAGTACGGCAGCGCAGGCTTCACCATCAACATGTCTGCGCCTTCTTCTTCATCGAGACGCGCTTCGCGCAAAGCCTCGCGGCTGTTCGACGGATCCATCTGATAACCCGCTCGATCACCGAACTTCGGCGCACAGTCCGCAGCTTC
Proteins encoded:
- a CDS encoding DUF4215 domain-containing protein translates to MMKRPRFRSVRKLVPGAAGLLMFVSQMPDAHAVNLFSNADMENCPAMPHNTPPAGWGNSSTSLGADCNFWATGTDPGLHLGMRSPRLQWTHFEGMTQSVPTTPGQTYWVSFYVAGNGGFAEIRYDAYNGAIIASVPILPNTGYSLVTGSFVASAATTTIYIGANLTTNATGDARIDEACMSTIAADCGAIGPACGDGNVDAGEVCDDGNTASGDGCNATCSSDETCGNAIVDTGEVCDDGNTSSGDGCNATCSSDETCGNAIVDMGEVCDDGNTSSGDGCNATCSSDETCGNAVVDMGEVCDDGNTSSGDGCNATCSSDETCGNAIVDMGEVCDDGNIVNGDGCSSTCSSNETCGNGVVDDGERCDDGNNVGGDGCSAECASDETCGNGTLDTITGEACDDGNNVDGDGCQGNCKLPACGDNIKDSAEICDDGNTMSGDGCNATCSSDESCGNGILDTAAGEACDDANTQDGDGCQANCALPSCGDGIKDTAEVCDDGNTASGDGCNATCISDESCGNGILDSAAGETCDDANTMDGDGCDSRCTFTEEPPGNPSDPIEQGSCACVAAGSGLDSSNGFAWAMTMLGLAGLARKRRVARR